One window of Prionailurus bengalensis isolate Pbe53 chromosome B1, Fcat_Pben_1.1_paternal_pri, whole genome shotgun sequence genomic DNA carries:
- the MED28 gene encoding mediator of RNA polymerase II transcription subunit 28: protein MAAPLGGMFSGQPPGHPGDSRGQASLLQAAPGPPRTSNSTLVDELESSFEACFASLVSQDYVNGTDQEEIRTGVDQCIQKFLDIARQTECFFLQKRLQLSVQKPEQVIKEDVSELRNELQRKDALVQKHLTKLRHWQQVLEDINAQHKKPAEIPQGSLAYLEQASANIPAPMKQS, encoded by the exons ATGGCGGCCCCGCTGGGAGGTATGTTCTCCGGACAGCCGCCTGGACATCCCGGAGACTCCAGGGGCCAGGCTTCGCTTCTTCAGGCAGCGCCAGGCCCTCCGAGAACGTCTAACAGTACGTTGGTGGACGAATTGGAGTCCTCTTTTGAG GCTTGCTTTGCTTCTCTTGTGAGTCAGGACTATGTCAATGGCACAGATCAGGAGGAAATTAGAACTG GTGTTGATCAGTGTATCCAGAAATTTCTGGATATTGCAAGACAGACGGAATGTTTTTTCCTACAAAAAAGATTGCAGTTATCTGTCCAGAAACCAGAGCAAGTTATCAAAGAG GATGTCTCAGAACTAAGGAATGAATTGCAGCGGAAGGATGCTCTGGTCCAGAAGCACTTGACAAAACTGAGGCATTGGCAGCAGGTGCTGGAGGACATCAACGCTCAGCACAAAAAGCCAGCCGAAATCCCTCAGGGCTCCTTGGCCTACCTCGAGCAGGCGTCTGCTAACATCCCTGCACCCATGAAGCAAAGCTGA